A window of Syntrophaceae bacterium genomic DNA:
GGCCGGAGCCGTCCACCTGCTGCTCCTTCTCGTCCCGCTGGCCTTTCTTCCTCTGTCGATTCCCCAGGTGCCGGACCCCGGAACGCCGCTAGTGTCGCTCTTTCGCTTGCTGCTGCAGCACGTAGCCGTCCCCTTTGCGGTCCTATCCACCACCGCCGTGGTGGCCCAGCTCTGGCTGGCCCGCTCTTCCCTCGGTGGCGGAGCCAATGTCTTCGTGCTCTACGGCGCATCCAACGCCGGTTCGCTGTCGGGCCTCCTGGCCTATCCCTTCCTGGTGGAGCCTTACCTCGGCCTGGCGGCCCAGGGCCGGGTCTGGACGGCCGGCTACGTCATGTACGGTCTCCTGGCGGCCGCTTCCTGGCTGCTCCTGCGCCCCGGGAAAAGGATGCCGGAGGCGACACGGCCCTCCGTTTCGGTAGACCTTCCCTCCGGTTCGGGAAGGAGCCGCTGGATTCCCTGGCTGCTGCTGGGCGCCCTGCCTTCGGCCTTCCTGCTGACGGTGACGAACGTCATCGCCGTGGAAGTCGGCTCCTATCCACTCGTCTGGATCCTCCCGCTGGCCCTGTACCTGGCCAGTTTCGTCGTCGTTTTCCGGGACGGACGCGGACTGCCGCGCCTTCTCGTCCGCCTGTGGCCGGAGATCCTGCTGGCGGCTCTCCTCCTCTATCTTCTGACGTCTCCGCAGGTGATTTACCTGGCGGCGCACCTGGCGGTCCTGTTCGTCCTCTGCCTTCTGGCCAATGATGCGCTTTACCGGCTTCGTCCGCCGCCCGCCGGCCTGACGGGATATTACCTGATGATCGCCCTGGGCGGTGCCCTCGGCGGCGCCGCCGTCAGCCTCGGCGCCCCGCTCCTGTTCGGCGGCCTCTACGAATACCCACTGACGGTCCTCGCTCTGGGAGCAGTCCTGGCATGGATGCAGCGAAAGGAACTGCCGGGATTCTGGCGGAATTCGACGTCGGCAATGAAAACCGTGCACGCGGCGGGGCTGGGCGTGCTGGCGGGGATGGTTCTCCTGGGCGCCTGGCCGGCGGCCTCTTTCCAGGAAAAGGAACGACTGCGGAATTACTACGGCATCCTCCGGGTGGTGGAAGAGGCCGCGGGTTCCGATGCCCCCCGCGGGATCCGGACGCTCATTCACGGCTCCACACTGCACGGCACCCAGTTTCTCGACGAGTCGAGGCGCCGCCGGCCCACATTGTACTATGGAGAAAGCAGGGGTTTGGGTGACGTCTTTGCAGGGCTTCCCGCTCCCCGGCGCATCGCCGCCGTCGGCCTTGGGGCTGGGACTGCGGCGGCCTACGGGCGCCCGGGAGACCGGATCGACTTCTTCGAGATCGATCCCGACGTGGAAACCGTAGCGCGGCGCTGGTTCAGCTATCTGGCCGACACACCGGCGCGGATTCGGGTCTTCCAGGGGGACGGACGGTTGTCCCTGGAGCGCGGCGTGGGTGGGGAGGAAGCGTATGATCTCGTGTTCGTTGACGCCTTCAGCGGCGACGGCATCCCGACCCATCTGCTGACGGCGGAGGCCGTCGAGGGATACCGAAAACGCCTGTCCGGGGGAGGGCTGATGCTCTTCCACCTCTCCAATCGTTATTACGACCTCCGGCCGGTCGTAAAGGCGATTGCCGGAAAACTTTGTCTGAAAGGGGTTGTGAAGGTGTCGGGCCCCGATCCCGCCGACGGCCGCTACCGGCTGACGACGGTCTATGTGGCCCTGGCGGCGGAGCCCGGCCGGCTGGCCGCGCTGAAAGAGCGGGGATGGATTCCCTTCGGGACGGAGGACGGAATCGCCGCGTGCCGCCCCTGGACGGACGATTACGTGAACGTCCTGGTGCCCCTGGCGGCGAAGATCGGGGCCGGCCTGCTATGAAGAGAGGGGCTGTTTCTTCTTGTCGAATTGCCGCCCCATGGCTTCGATGAGCTTCTGGAACTCGTCGGCCTGTTTCTGCATCAGGTCCTGAAATCCCTCGATCATGCCGGCCGGATCCAGCCCCTTTTCACCGAGGAGATCCTGCTGCCTGCGAAGGGTTTCCTCCAGTCGGGCGACCGTCTTCTTCAACTCTTCGTTTTCCCGCTGCAGGGCCGCCAGGTCCTCACGGGGGACGACGTCGAAAAGGGCCAGGTATTCGCGGAGCGACGCCAGGAAGGATTCCTGGGTCTTTTGCCA
This region includes:
- a CDS encoding fused MFS/spermidine synthase, which codes for MKGPDSGAGPSPGSSAARAVLTGHVFLGAFLLFSLEPMTGRLLLPLMGGTVQVWLVCLMFFQGMLLAGYLYAHLWAVRAGAVHLLLLLVPLAFLPLSIPQVPDPGTPLVSLFRLLLQHVAVPFAVLSTTAVVAQLWLARSSLGGGANVFVLYGASNAGSLSGLLAYPFLVEPYLGLAAQGRVWTAGYVMYGLLAAASWLLLRPGKRMPEATRPSVSVDLPSGSGRSRWIPWLLLGALPSAFLLTVTNVIAVEVGSYPLVWILPLALYLASFVVVFRDGRGLPRLLVRLWPEILLAALLLYLLTSPQVIYLAAHLAVLFVLCLLANDALYRLRPPPAGLTGYYLMIALGGALGGAAVSLGAPLLFGGLYEYPLTVLALGAVLAWMQRKELPGFWRNSTSAMKTVHAAGLGVLAGMVLLGAWPAASFQEKERLRNYYGILRVVEEAAGSDAPRGIRTLIHGSTLHGTQFLDESRRRRPTLYYGESRGLGDVFAGLPAPRRIAAVGLGAGTAAAYGRPGDRIDFFEIDPDVETVARRWFSYLADTPARIRVFQGDGRLSLERGVGGEEAYDLVFVDAFSGDGIPTHLLTAEAVEGYRKRLSGGGLMLFHLSNRYYDLRPVVKAIAGKLCLKGVVKVSGPDPADGRYRLTTVYVALAAEPGRLAALKERGWIPFGTEDGIAACRPWTDDYVNVLVPLAAKIGAGLL